One part of the Arachidicoccus terrestris genome encodes these proteins:
- a CDS encoding glycoside hydrolase family 35 protein → MKRKLNWNIGGILFVGLSLMMLAISCKAKKEMLSHSFALGDSAFLLDGKPFQIISGEIHYPRVPREAWRARMKMARAMGLNTISTYVFWNLHEPEKDVFDFSGNNDIAAFVKVAQEEGLWVILRPSPYVCAEWEFGGYPYWLQNEKGLVVRSSEPQYLSEYKKYINAVGKQLAPLQVNHGGNILMVQIENEYGSYGKDKNYLALNEKMFRDAGFDGLLYTCDPAQDLAKGYLPGMLPAVNGLVKPAAVKKLVRKYHNGKGPFMIAEWYPAWFDWWGTPHHTVAPASYAGELDSVLSSGLSINMYMFHGGTTRGFMNGANDKENTPYEPQISSYDYDAPLDEAGNPTEKFRIFRSVIEKHLPEGETLPPIPASKSAISIADIQLTKRTYLADALPEPVKADTPVTFEDLHQAYGYVLYRTIVDGDKTSTLKIDELRDYAIVMVNGQPQGVLDRRLGQNTLNVQLPAGRDTLDLFIENLGRINFGPNLLKNKKGITRKVLLGGQELKGWSMYKFPFNNVNDFKWKAVNGHNRGPVLLQGIFSVNKVADTYFDMTKWGKGVIWVNGHHLGRYWSVGPQQTVYLPAEWMHTGDNTVTILEELKDNRRVVHTIDHPILDSLQK, encoded by the coding sequence ATGAAAAGAAAGCTAAATTGGAATATTGGAGGCATTTTATTTGTTGGGTTAAGTCTGATGATGTTAGCCATTAGCTGTAAAGCAAAAAAAGAAATGCTGTCACATAGCTTTGCTTTGGGAGACTCCGCCTTTTTACTGGATGGAAAGCCCTTTCAGATCATATCCGGGGAAATTCACTATCCGAGAGTGCCCAGAGAAGCCTGGAGAGCCAGAATGAAAATGGCCAGGGCGATGGGGCTCAATACGATCAGCACCTATGTTTTTTGGAATTTACATGAACCGGAAAAGGATGTTTTTGACTTTTCCGGCAATAATGATATTGCTGCGTTCGTCAAAGTGGCGCAGGAGGAAGGACTATGGGTGATCCTAAGGCCGAGCCCTTATGTTTGCGCGGAATGGGAATTCGGCGGCTACCCATATTGGCTCCAGAATGAAAAAGGCTTGGTTGTAAGAAGTTCAGAACCACAATATCTGAGTGAATATAAGAAGTATATAAATGCCGTGGGTAAACAGCTGGCGCCTCTACAGGTAAATCACGGGGGCAATATTTTAATGGTTCAGATTGAAAATGAATATGGGTCCTATGGAAAAGACAAGAATTATTTAGCGCTTAACGAAAAAATGTTTAGGGATGCCGGTTTTGACGGTCTTCTTTATACCTGCGATCCTGCTCAGGACCTCGCTAAGGGCTACTTGCCAGGGATGCTTCCTGCCGTTAACGGCCTGGTAAAGCCAGCAGCTGTTAAGAAACTCGTCAGAAAATACCATAATGGCAAGGGCCCTTTTATGATCGCAGAATGGTATCCGGCGTGGTTTGACTGGTGGGGAACGCCGCATCATACTGTCGCACCGGCCTCTTACGCCGGTGAGCTCGATTCAGTTCTGTCTTCCGGTCTCTCTATTAATATGTATATGTTTCATGGTGGCACGACCAGAGGGTTTATGAATGGCGCGAATGATAAAGAGAATACGCCGTATGAGCCCCAGATCAGCAGTTACGATTATGATGCCCCTCTAGACGAAGCGGGTAATCCAACCGAGAAATTCAGAATATTCAGGTCAGTTATCGAAAAGCATTTGCCCGAAGGTGAAACCCTGCCACCGATCCCTGCCAGCAAGTCTGCCATTTCTATTGCCGATATTCAACTGACTAAGCGTACGTATTTAGCCGATGCCTTACCGGAGCCTGTTAAGGCGGACACGCCAGTGACATTTGAAGACCTGCATCAGGCATATGGCTATGTTTTATACCGGACGATTGTAGATGGCGATAAAACCAGCACTTTAAAGATCGATGAATTAAGGGATTATGCGATTGTAATGGTCAATGGCCAGCCGCAGGGGGTCCTGGACCGTCGCCTGGGGCAGAACACCCTGAATGTGCAGTTGCCGGCCGGAAGGGACACCCTTGACTTGTTTATTGAGAATCTGGGCAGAATTAATTTTGGCCCTAACCTGCTAAAAAATAAAAAAGGGATTACCCGTAAAGTCTTATTGGGTGGACAGGAGTTAAAAGGCTGGTCGATGTATAAGTTTCCGTTTAATAATGTAAATGATTTTAAATGGAAGGCAGTTAATGGACACAATAGAGGCCCAGTGTTGTTGCAGGGCATCTTCAGCGTAAATAAGGTGGCCGACACCTATTTTGATATGACTAAATGGGGCAAGGGCGTCATTTGGGTAAATGGCCACCACCTCGGGCGCTATTGGTCCGTAGGGCCACAACAAACCGTATATTTACCTGCAG